A part of Rhopalosiphum maidis isolate BTI-1 chromosome 3, ASM367621v3, whole genome shotgun sequence genomic DNA contains:
- the LOC113556083 gene encoding uncharacterized protein LOC113556083 isoform X6 has product MKNENLMYYDCQRSIYANVANLPHAITAACNRYDSTSLSQGYAYTFIKNYKNDNLKSRYKNPYSFCVALKSYKQPYKRQVSPLSQNILLKIYEECLSDMESKNLVYYNNSNNLYYAAENLDTVLRILLSNQSINKGYVFTFTVSSVGKTLKENCKDPTKFCQALFQQEDPFNNT; this is encoded by the exons ATTGTCAAAGATCAATTTATGCTAATGTTGCAAACTTGCCTCATGCAATAACCGCTGCAT GCAACAGGTATGACTCAACGAGTCTTA gccAAGGTTatgcatatacatttataaagaaCTATAAAAacgacaatttaaaaa gtcGTTATAAAAATCCATACTCTTTCTGTGTGGCTCTAAAGTCATATAAACAACCGTATAAAAG acAAGTTTCACCTCTTTCACAGAATATACTTCtaaaaa tatacGAAGAGTGTCTTT CTGATATGGAAAGTAAAAActtggtatattata ataatagcaataatttgtattatgctGCAGAAAATTTGGATACAGTTTTAcgaattttat TGAGTAATCAGTCAATTA ataaaggTTATGTATTTACGTTTACGGTGTCTAGCGTtggaaaaacattaaaag agaaTTGTAAAGATCCAACAAAGTTTTGTCAGGCATTATTCCAACAAGAAGATCCGTTTAACAATacgtag